A part of Planococcus sp. MB-3u-03 genomic DNA contains:
- a CDS encoding hemolysin family protein: protein MDGQIIINLLLVALMILATAFFVGAEFAILKVRMSRIDQLISEGNKKAVRAKEVADKLDYYLSACQLGITITALILGALGEPTVERLLHPLFEEFNLSPAIATILSYAIALSIVTFLHVVIGELAPKTLAIQYAERMTLLLAPPLYWFGKIMSPFIWLLNGSARLFLRLFKVEPSGHTEAHSEEELKLIMAESYQSGEINQTELTYLKNIFDFDERIVKHIMIPKEKIVSVESSLTQEQLFEVLDGHEYTRYPVTEGGDPNRLLGFINTKELLTSMAAGRTPAPDTFLHPMPSFPENTPIQKVLASMQQSRTHMAVITGKDGRIAGLVTMEDILEEIVGEISDESFEAGTVY, encoded by the coding sequence TTGGATGGACAAATAATAATTAACTTATTGCTCGTAGCTTTAATGATTTTGGCGACTGCGTTTTTTGTCGGCGCCGAATTCGCCATTTTGAAAGTAAGGATGTCACGGATCGACCAATTGATTTCGGAAGGCAATAAAAAAGCCGTGCGCGCCAAAGAAGTGGCAGACAAACTCGATTATTACCTCTCTGCCTGCCAGCTGGGCATCACGATTACGGCATTGATTCTCGGGGCGCTCGGGGAACCGACTGTTGAACGCTTATTGCATCCACTGTTTGAGGAATTCAATTTGTCCCCTGCCATCGCAACCATTTTATCCTATGCCATCGCCCTCAGCATCGTGACCTTCTTGCACGTTGTCATCGGCGAACTGGCTCCGAAAACTTTGGCGATCCAATACGCAGAACGCATGACCTTATTGCTTGCCCCGCCACTCTACTGGTTCGGGAAAATCATGAGCCCGTTCATCTGGCTGTTGAACGGCTCAGCGCGCTTGTTTTTGCGCTTGTTCAAAGTGGAGCCGAGCGGCCATACGGAAGCCCATTCCGAAGAGGAATTGAAGTTGATCATGGCTGAAAGTTACCAAAGCGGCGAGATTAACCAGACCGAGCTGACGTATTTGAAAAATATTTTCGATTTCGATGAGCGCATCGTCAAGCACATCATGATCCCGAAAGAGAAAATCGTCTCGGTCGAAAGTTCCTTGACCCAGGAACAACTTTTCGAAGTCCTCGATGGCCATGAGTATACACGCTATCCCGTGACGGAAGGTGGAGACCCCAACCGCCTGCTCGGCTTCATCAACACGAAAGAATTGCTGACGAGCATGGCAGCCGGCAGAACCCCGGCCCCGGATACGTTCCTGCATCCGATGCCGAGCTTCCCGGAAAACACGCCGATCCAAAAAGTGCTCGCCAGCATGCAGCAAAGCCGGACGCATATGGCCGTCATTACCGGAAAAGACGGACGCATCGCAGGCCTCGTGACGATGGAAGACATTCTCGAGGAAATCGTCGGCGAAATCAGCGACGAATCGTTCGAAGCCGGCACCGTTTATTGA
- a CDS encoding hemolysin family protein, which produces MDIITLLNLALLVLLLALTAFFVGSEFAVVKIRMSRLDQLIAESNKKAVRAKEVAGNLDYYLSACQLGITVTALGLGALGKPTVERLMYPVFDFFQVSDSVASAASYAIAFLLVTYLHVVLGEMAPKTLAIEYAEKMSLLLAPPLYWFGQIMKPFIWALNGAARLLLRVFGVQPGHEQAYSEDELRIIMAQSYEGGAINKNELSYMENVFTFDERSAKDIMVPRTELVTLDLDMPSQEIIDVLDEHNYTRYPVTEDGDKDRIIGFVSAKKMLPQIVAGRDWKLHDFVREVPTVFEMTDLQGALLRMQNARVHLAIVADEYGGTAGMLTLEDILEEIVGEIRDEFDEDEEPEIKKIEDHQYLLNGRVLLKELEERFGISFENSEDIDTIGGWIHYRTTGEIQIGEPLTYENTEWTVTDMDHQQIKQVLFKQKPKKSKDQIN; this is translated from the coding sequence GTGGACATAATCACATTATTGAATTTAGCTTTGCTTGTACTATTGCTCGCTTTGACCGCCTTTTTCGTCGGCTCCGAATTTGCCGTCGTCAAAATCCGCATGTCGCGCTTGGACCAGTTGATTGCAGAAAGCAATAAAAAAGCCGTGCGTGCCAAAGAAGTCGCCGGCAATTTGGATTACTACCTCTCTGCCTGCCAGCTCGGCATCACCGTGACGGCACTTGGCCTCGGGGCACTCGGGAAACCGACCGTCGAACGGCTCATGTATCCGGTCTTCGACTTTTTCCAAGTGTCGGATTCGGTTGCATCCGCCGCTTCCTATGCTATCGCTTTTCTATTGGTGACGTATCTGCACGTCGTCCTCGGGGAAATGGCGCCGAAAACGCTCGCCATCGAATACGCAGAAAAAATGTCGCTGCTGTTGGCCCCTCCGCTGTATTGGTTCGGCCAAATCATGAAGCCATTCATTTGGGCATTGAACGGAGCCGCCCGCCTGTTGCTGAGAGTTTTCGGTGTCCAGCCAGGACATGAACAGGCGTATTCTGAAGACGAGCTGAGAATCATCATGGCGCAAAGCTATGAAGGCGGCGCCATCAATAAAAATGAATTGTCTTATATGGAAAATGTCTTCACATTCGATGAACGTTCGGCCAAAGACATCATGGTGCCGCGGACCGAGCTCGTAACACTCGACCTCGACATGCCGTCGCAAGAAATCATCGATGTGCTCGACGAACATAATTACACCCGCTATCCGGTCACGGAAGACGGCGACAAGGACCGGATTATCGGCTTTGTCAGCGCCAAGAAAATGCTGCCGCAAATTGTCGCAGGGCGTGATTGGAAGTTGCACGATTTTGTCCGCGAAGTGCCGACCGTTTTTGAGATGACGGATTTGCAAGGCGCTTTGCTGCGGATGCAAAATGCCCGTGTCCACCTCGCGATCGTCGCGGATGAATACGGCGGGACCGCCGGCATGCTTACGCTCGAAGACATTCTCGAAGAAATCGTCGGCGAGATTCGCGACGAATTCGATGAAGACGAAGAACCGGAAATCAAAAAAATCGAAGATCACCAGTACTTATTGAATGGCCGCGTGTTATTGAAAGAACTCGAAGAACGCTTCGGCATAAGTTTCGAAAATAGCGAGGACATCGACACGATCGGCGGCTGGATACATTACCGCACGACCGGAGAAATCCAAATCGGCGAACCGTTGACGTATGAAAATACGGAATGGACAGTCACCGATATGGACCACCAGCAGATCAAGCAAGTGCTGTTTAAGCAAAAACCGAAAAAATCAAAAGACCAAATCAACTAA